The Rhodopirellula halodulae DNA segment CCGGTCAAACGCTCGCAAGCGCTTTGGAATTTGTCTTTCTCGTGCCATTCCTCTTCACTGCACGAAGGCAACAACGACGCGAGTGCCACGCAAGCTGCGCCGCGAGCTGGCTTGCCCAATTCCAGCAACTGTTCCATTTCGGTGTGCTGAGCGATCAGGGACACGAATTCCTCGGGCAAGTTCCAACGTGTGGCCAAAACGGCGGCGGCATCAGCGTGATTCCAACCGAACATTTCCTTTTCCAAACCACTGAGCCGCTTGCCTTCGGCGGCGCGTTTTTCGACGAGGGCTTCGTATTCGGTGGGCAGTTCTTTCAGCAACAACGGGATGGCCATGTCCTGCAACAAGGCTCCCGCGAACAGGTCTTCGGAATCCTCCAAACGAAGAACGCGTCCCATCTTTCGGGCAAAGATCGCTCGACGCAGCGAGTCTTGCCAAAGTGCCTTCAAATCGAACGGACCAAACTTGGGATTGGGGATCACGCTGAAGACGGCGTTCCAAAGTGCGAAGTTCACGATCGCGCGAGACCCAACCAAGGTGATCGCTTGAGGCACGCTCATGATTTCGCGGCTGAACCCGAAGTAAGACGAGTTCACAAAACGCAGAACCTGGCCCATCAAGCCGGGGTCCGCTTCAATTGGTTTGGCGAAGTCCGCCGGTCCCGCTTCTTCTTTCTGGGACAGTTGCAACAAGCTGATGGCGCTGTGGGGCAGGGCAGGCAGAATGTCGACATGGAAAACATCTTCCAGGTTGGTGCTTTCAGCGACGGTTGGCATCGATCTTGTCTCGTGGGTCAATGGTGTGGTTGGCCTCCGCATGTAGGAGCATCATGCGGTTTCGATTCCGAAGGCAAATCAAACTTAGGACACAAATCCACTTCTGGACTTTGCTCCATGGATTCCTGGTTGGTTGCTCGGCGGATGTTCAACTTTCGCTGTGAGCCTTTGCCGGTCCTAGCGATTGTGCCGTCACCCGCGGATCTGAAATTTCAGACGTCGTCATCGCTCCCCATGCGTTGTGATTTGGCAACCCATGTTGCGTGTGCTCCACGGCCCTTCGGTCGATCCTGGAGTGCGGTGAAGCATGCAAACCTCTTTGAGAACAGCACTTAAGAGGACAAACACTGGCCGACGCTCACCGTGGTCTGCCGCGTGCATGGATGCGGACCATGGAATTCGTTCGTCATCGTCACCATCCAATCCGAAAGTGCGCCTGGGCGCTGCGTGGGTCGTTTGCGCGTTGTCGCTCGAGCCTCCTTGGTTGGCCCACGGCCGTTGAAGCGGTCGACGCCTCTTTCTATTGGCGTCGCCTTCGCCGCACCGCTTGTTTGGCGGGTCTGCTTGGTGTGATCAATGCGGTCAGCGGCATGTCGGGCTCAGTTCCCGCAACGCCTCCACCAGCGAATCCGCAAACAACGTCTGTCTCGAGCACAACCTTGATGGCAAGCACACCATCGGTCGACGCGGCAGACCGAGAAGCCGCGTCTCGTGAACGCACTGCGGCAACTTCAGAAGAGCGAATTTCCATTGGTCCACGGTCGGTGCCACCGGTCGGATGGCGTCGCACCGCGAACGGTTGGGAACACGTGTCGGAATGGCCTTCTGCACACACCCCACTAAAGGGGATCTCTGCCCAAGTGTCCATCTCAGATCGGATCGTTTCGCTGGAGAAAAGTGAACCCGCTCATTTGCGTCACTGGATGGATCGACTCCGCGCAACCCACCCCGTAATCATCGCACTGGGACAGATCGCTTGCGTGGGATTGCTCCTCGGCGGCGGGTGGGTGTTTCGCACCAAAGTTTCGCCAGACAGGACGACTTCTGCTCCGAACCAGCTCGCATCGTGACTCGCTCGATTGCGCTGAATCGTTTGAAATAGCGAGAAAACGGTGCGTTTAGCTGTCGCTTGCTAGGGCCGCTGCGATGCCGTGACCAAACGTGTCACGCCGGCACCGAATACTACTCGTGTGACGGCAAGACCACTTCTCGCGGTCTTGTTCTCAACCCGTCCCGTGTCGTGGAAAAGGTGTCTGGCTTTCATTGCCGAGACACGCTGCCGCGATACGATCGACCTTGCATTCACAAGGATCGCGGTGTCCCTCTCGCTTCAGTTCAGCAGGACATTGGAAAGGTCGGATTGGGAATTC contains these protein-coding regions:
- a CDS encoding HDOD domain-containing protein; protein product: MPTVAESTNLEDVFHVDILPALPHSAISLLQLSQKEEAGPADFAKPIEADPGLMGQVLRFVNSSYFGFSREIMSVPQAITLVGSRAIVNFALWNAVFSVIPNPKFGPFDLKALWQDSLRRAIFARKMGRVLRLEDSEDLFAGALLQDMAIPLLLKELPTEYEALVEKRAAEGKRLSGLEKEMFGWNHADAAAVLATRWNLPEEFVSLIAQHTEMEQLLELGKPARGAACVALASLLPSCSEEEWHEKDKFQSACERLTGMNIEQLTDCLNEVDEQTAEFAPLLKLPIPEQTIVSFIKTE